A DNA window from Ovis aries strain OAR_USU_Benz2616 breed Rambouillet chromosome 7, ARS-UI_Ramb_v3.0, whole genome shotgun sequence contains the following coding sequences:
- the SLC39A2 gene encoding zinc transporter ZIP2 isoform X3 translates to MEPLLGAKIGCLFALLVLTLVCGLIPIYFKWFQTATATGCHRRILSFLGCTSAGVFLGAGFMHMTAEALEGIKSEIQNLMIQNRTKSEGHSDDDADSAYVFLWSNVHVSSWLRSPFYVLLPHFPFSSAQSLLLLLLLSHFSCVRLCATP, encoded by the exons ATGGAACCACTACTAGGAGCAAAAATTGGCTGCCTATTTGCCCTGCTGGTGCTCACTCTGGTGTGTGGCCTTATTCCCATCTACTTCAAGTGGTTCCAGACTGCTACAGCCACAG GTTGTCACCGCCGGATCCTCAGTTTCCTGGGCTGCACATCTGCTGGTGTTTTCCTGGGAGCGGGGTTCATGCATATGACTGCTGAAGCCTTGGAGGGGATTAAGTCAGAGATCCAGAACTTGATGATACAG AACAGGACAAAGAGTGAGGGGCATTCTGATGATGATGCTGATTCAGCTTAT GTTTTCTTGTGGTCAAACGTCCATGTCTCCTCTTGGCTTCGTTCCCCTTTTTATGTTCTGTTACCACACTTCCCATTCTCTTCAGCccagtccctgctgctgctactgctgctaagtcacttcagttgtgtccgactctgtgcgaccccatag
- the SLC39A2 gene encoding zinc transporter ZIP2 isoform X1 produces the protein MEPLLGAKIGCLFALLVLTLVCGLIPIYFKWFQTATATGCHRRILSFLGCTSAGVFLGAGFMHMTAEALEGIKSEIQNLMIQNRTKSEGHSDDDADSAYSSAVKKPPSTQETRVRSLGGEEPLEKEMAAHYGIFAWKIPWNLAGYGPEDRKQLGMTEHKRSTLCHLTTAFCSHQMEYPYGELVISLGFFLVFLLESLALQCCPGTAETPKVQEQELGTAHELEPHSHGLLPSPSRGPFRALILLLSLSFHSVFEGLAVGLQLTVASTVQLCLAVLAHKGIVVFGVGLRLVQVGTESRWAVLSILSLALMSPLGLAIGLAVPQGDSKAGQGLAQALLEGMAAGTFLYVTFLEILPRELASPEAPLAKWSCVAAGFAFMAVIALWA, from the exons ATGGAACCACTACTAGGAGCAAAAATTGGCTGCCTATTTGCCCTGCTGGTGCTCACTCTGGTGTGTGGCCTTATTCCCATCTACTTCAAGTGGTTCCAGACTGCTACAGCCACAG GTTGTCACCGCCGGATCCTCAGTTTCCTGGGCTGCACATCTGCTGGTGTTTTCCTGGGAGCGGGGTTCATGCATATGACTGCTGAAGCCTTGGAGGGGATTAAGTCAGAGATCCAGAACTTGATGATACAG AACAGGACAAAGAGTGAGGGGCATTCTGATGATGATGCTGATTCAGCTTAT agctcagcagtaaagaaaccaccatcaacacaggagactcgagttcgatccctgggtggggaagaacccctggagaaggaaatggcagcccactacggtatctttgcctggaaaatcccatggaacctggcgggctatggtccagaGGATCGCAAACAGTTAGGTATGACTGAGCACAAGCGCAGCACACTTTGCCATCTCACAACAGCTTTCTGTTCCCACCAGATGGAGTATCCCTACGGAGAGCTCGTCATCTCTCTGGGCTTCTTCCTTGTCTTCCTTTTGGAGTCGCTGGCATTGCAGTGCTGTCCTGGGACTGCTGAAACACCCAAAGTGCAGGAGCAGGAACTGGGTACAGCTCATGAGCTTGAACCTCACAGCCACGGACTTCTACCCTCACCCTCACGGGGTCCCTTTCGAGCCCTCATCCTCTTGctctcactctcctttcactcCGTGTTTGAAGGTCTAGCTGTGGGGCTGCAGCTCACAGTCGCATCAACTGTGCAGCTCTGTCTTGCTGTCCTGGCTCACAAGGGGATCGTGGTGTTTGGCGTAGGACTGCGGCTGGTGCAGGTAGGCACTGAATCACGTTGGGCCGTGCTCTCCATTCTGTCTTTAGCTCTCATGTCCCCCCTGGGCCTAGCCATAGGGCTGGCCGTGCCTCAAGGAGACTCTAAAGCTGGGCAAGGTTTGGCACAGGCTCTGTTAGAAGGCATGGCAGCTGGTACATTCCTGTATGTCACCTTCCTGGAAATTCTGCCCCGGGAACTTGCAAGTCCTGAAGCCCCTCTGGCTAAGTGGAGCTGTGTAGCTGCTGGTTTTGCGTTTATGGCTGTCATTGCCTTGTGGGCCTGA
- the SLC39A2 gene encoding zinc transporter ZIP2 isoform X4 produces the protein MEPLLGAKIGCLFALLVLTLVCGLIPIYFKWFQTATATGCHRRILSFLGCTSAGVFLGAGFMHMTAEALEGIKSEIQNLMIQDKE, from the exons ATGGAACCACTACTAGGAGCAAAAATTGGCTGCCTATTTGCCCTGCTGGTGCTCACTCTGGTGTGTGGCCTTATTCCCATCTACTTCAAGTGGTTCCAGACTGCTACAGCCACAG GTTGTCACCGCCGGATCCTCAGTTTCCTGGGCTGCACATCTGCTGGTGTTTTCCTGGGAGCGGGGTTCATGCATATGACTGCTGAAGCCTTGGAGGGGATTAAGTCAGAGATCCAGAACTTGATGATACAG GACAAAGAGTGA
- the SLC39A2 gene encoding zinc transporter ZIP2 (The RefSeq protein has 1 substitution compared to this genomic sequence) — MEPLLGAKIGCLFALLVLTLVCGLIPIYFKWFQTATATGCHRRILSFLGCTSAGVFLGAGFMHMTAEALEGIKSEIQNLMIQNRTKSEGHSDDDADSAYMEYPYGELVISLGFFLVFLLESLALQCCPGTAETPKVQEQELGTAHELEPHSHGLLPSPSRGPFRALILLLSLSFHSVFEGLAVGLQLTVASTVQLCLAVLAHKGIVVFGVGLRLVQVGTESRWAVLSILSLALMSPLGLAIGLAVPQGDSKAGQGLAQALLEGMAAGTFLYVTFLEILPRELASPEAPLAKWSCVAAGFVFMAVIALWA, encoded by the exons ATGGAACCACTACTAGGAGCAAAAATTGGCTGCCTATTTGCCCTGCTGGTGCTCACTCTGGTGTGTGGCCTTATTCCCATCTACTTCAAGTGGTTCCAGACTGCTACAGCCACAG GTTGTCACCGCCGGATCCTCAGTTTCCTGGGCTGCACATCTGCTGGTGTTTTCCTGGGAGCGGGGTTCATGCATATGACTGCTGAAGCCTTGGAGGGGATTAAGTCAGAGATCCAGAACTTGATGATACAG AACAGGACAAAGAGTGAGGGGCATTCTGATGATGATGCTGATTCAGCTTAT ATGGAGTATCCCTACGGAGAGCTCGTCATCTCTCTGGGCTTCTTCCTTGTCTTCCTTTTGGAGTCGCTGGCATTGCAGTGCTGTCCTGGGACTGCTGAAACACCCAAAGTGCAGGAGCAGGAACTGGGTACAGCTCATGAGCTTGAACCTCACAGCCACGGACTTCTACCCTCACCCTCACGGGGTCCCTTTCGAGCCCTCATCCTCTTGctctcactctcctttcactcCGTGTTTGAAGGTCTAGCTGTGGGGCTGCAGCTCACAGTCGCATCAACTGTGCAGCTCTGTCTTGCTGTCCTGGCTCACAAGGGGATCGTGGTGTTTGGCGTAGGACTGCGGCTGGTGCAGGTAGGCACTGAATCACGTTGGGCCGTGCTCTCCATTCTGTCTTTAGCTCTCATGTCCCCCCTGGGCCTAGCCATAGGGCTGGCCGTGCCTCAAGGAGACTCTAAAGCTGGGCAAGGTTTGGCACAGGCTCTGTTAGAAGGCATGGCAGCTGGTACATTCCTGTATGTCACCTTCCTGGAAATTCTGCCCCGGGAACTTGCAAGTCCTGAAGCCCCTCTGGCTAAGTGGAGCTGTGTAGCTGCTGGTTTTGCGTTTATGGCTGTCATTGCCTTGTGGGCCTGA
- the SLC39A2 gene encoding zinc transporter ZIP2 isoform X2: MEPLLGAKIGCLFALLVLTLVCGLIPIYFKWFQTATATGCHRRILSFLGCTSAGVFLGAGFMHMTAEALEGIKSEIQNLMIQNRTKSEGHSDDDADSAYSSAVKKPPSTQETRVRSLGGEEPLEKEMAAHYDGVSLRRARHLSGLLPCLPFGVAGIAVLSWDC; encoded by the exons ATGGAACCACTACTAGGAGCAAAAATTGGCTGCCTATTTGCCCTGCTGGTGCTCACTCTGGTGTGTGGCCTTATTCCCATCTACTTCAAGTGGTTCCAGACTGCTACAGCCACAG GTTGTCACCGCCGGATCCTCAGTTTCCTGGGCTGCACATCTGCTGGTGTTTTCCTGGGAGCGGGGTTCATGCATATGACTGCTGAAGCCTTGGAGGGGATTAAGTCAGAGATCCAGAACTTGATGATACAG AACAGGACAAAGAGTGAGGGGCATTCTGATGATGATGCTGATTCAGCTTAT agctcagcagtaaagaaaccaccatcaacacaggagactcgagttcgatccctgggtggggaagaacccctggagaaggaaatggcagcccactacg ATGGAGTATCCCTACGGAGAGCTCGTCATCTCTCTGGGCTTCTTCCTTGTCTTCCTTTTGGAGTCGCTGGCATTGCAGTGCTGTCCTGGGACTGCTGA